Proteins encoded together in one Bosea sp. (in: a-proteobacteria) window:
- a CDS encoding LysR family transcriptional regulator: MRVSRKLIPAVDNLRAFESAARFGSFTLSASELNLTQSAVSRQIKELETQIGVRLFERVRQRVVLSDAGKRFLPEVRHILVMAEDLMMRTMASSQSSSSLSIAALPTFGTRWLLPRLHDFIAQHPGIAVNVGARSHPFDFSEEPFDLAIHYGQPVWARASCLPLCREVIVPVASSALIEHFAPRCLADLASMPLLHVATRPKAWADWFDQHGVSVDTPYRGHRFDLFTMVIEAALSGLGAALLPVYLIERELDSGQLRTILDNMTASEFSYHIVVPDDKKDNRLIVDFCNWARDCIVRSPRGWG, encoded by the coding sequence ATCCGAGTGAGCCGGAAGCTCATCCCTGCGGTCGATAATCTGCGCGCTTTCGAGAGCGCCGCGCGCTTCGGCAGCTTCACCCTCTCGGCGAGCGAGCTCAATCTCACCCAGAGCGCGGTCAGTCGTCAGATCAAGGAGCTGGAGACACAGATCGGCGTGCGTCTGTTCGAGCGCGTGCGGCAGCGCGTGGTGCTGTCCGATGCGGGCAAGCGGTTCCTGCCGGAGGTCCGCCACATCCTGGTGATGGCGGAAGACCTGATGATGCGGACGATGGCCTCGTCGCAGTCGTCGTCATCCCTGTCGATCGCGGCCCTGCCGACCTTCGGGACACGCTGGCTGTTGCCGCGCCTCCACGACTTCATCGCCCAACATCCCGGCATCGCCGTCAATGTCGGCGCCCGATCGCACCCCTTCGACTTCTCGGAGGAACCCTTCGACCTGGCGATCCATTACGGCCAGCCGGTCTGGGCGCGTGCGAGCTGCCTTCCGCTCTGCCGGGAGGTCATCGTTCCGGTCGCCAGCTCCGCCTTGATCGAGCATTTCGCGCCGCGCTGTCTCGCGGACCTCGCCTCCATGCCCCTGCTGCATGTGGCGACGCGGCCGAAGGCCTGGGCGGACTGGTTCGACCAGCATGGGGTTTCGGTAGACACACCGTATCGCGGTCACCGCTTCGACTTGTTCACGATGGTCATCGAGGCTGCCTTGTCAGGGCTGGGCGCAGCTCTGCTGCCGGTCTACCTGATCGAGCGGGAGCTCGACAGTGGTCAGCTGCGAACCATTCTTGACAATATGACGGCGTCCGAATTCTCGTATCATATTGTCGTTCCCGACGACAAAAAGGACAACCGCTTGATCGTCGACTTCTGCAACTGGGCTCGCGATTGCATCGTGCGATCCCCACGCGGCTGGGGCTAG
- a CDS encoding DMT family transporter: MKLRQISIFLFLSVAWGSNFIFVKLSTAYISPLQVTLLRVLSGFVPILAYAIFCRHISVDHIRHMRHSAAMASFSTIGFLAVTKGTALLPSSVAGMLNGASPIFAFACAALFLDSERIDSRKIIGVAVGFVGIVLIAKPWSIDGTIDIRGVGWMALGALSLGGSFVYVKKYVVRLNIPPSALAVYQIGITIVVLLIVTPFEGTGAVFADTRAWTGLLFGLGLCGTGLAYIAYYRIVEELGALAASGVAYAVPVVAVLIGTVLFDEPLAVLDIVAMSLICSGVFMIQSDLLKGRKSSG; the protein is encoded by the coding sequence ATGAAGCTGCGCCAGATATCGATTTTCCTGTTTCTCAGCGTAGCCTGGGGAAGCAACTTCATTTTCGTAAAATTATCGACGGCCTATATATCTCCGTTGCAGGTGACCTTGCTCAGGGTGTTGTCGGGATTTGTCCCGATACTGGCCTATGCGATATTCTGTCGACATATCAGTGTCGATCACATCAGGCACATGCGGCATTCCGCGGCCATGGCGTCGTTTTCGACCATCGGATTTTTGGCGGTCACCAAGGGGACGGCGCTGCTTCCGTCCAGCGTGGCCGGCATGTTGAACGGCGCAAGTCCGATCTTCGCATTTGCCTGCGCTGCGTTGTTTCTCGACAGTGAACGGATCGATTCCAGGAAAATCATCGGCGTTGCTGTCGGATTCGTCGGAATTGTCCTTATCGCGAAGCCATGGTCCATCGACGGGACAATCGATATCCGAGGGGTTGGCTGGATGGCTCTCGGTGCCCTCAGCCTTGGCGGCTCTTTCGTTTATGTGAAGAAATATGTCGTCCGCCTGAATATCCCGCCCTCTGCTCTGGCTGTCTACCAGATCGGCATAACCATCGTTGTTTTGCTGATCGTTACGCCTTTTGAAGGAACAGGCGCGGTTTTCGCGGACACGCGCGCCTGGACGGGCCTCCTGTTCGGATTGGGCCTGTGCGGCACGGGGCTCGCCTACATCGCCTATTACCGGATCGTCGAGGAGCTGGGTGCGCTCGCCGCATCGGGCGTGGCCTATGCGGTTCCCGTCGTCGCGGTGCTCATCGGAACGGTTTTGTTCGACGAGCCGCTGGCCGTTCTCGATATCGTCGCCATGAGTCTTATCTGTTCCGGGGTGTTCATGATCCAGTCCGATCTTCTCAAGGGGCGGAAATCGAGCGGATGA
- a CDS encoding acyl-CoA dehydrogenase — MRLEPSEEQVLLKDMLGRLLQDRYGFEQRRQYGREPAGFSDGIWAAYAELGLLGIGFSEEEGGIGGGAAEVMIVAERLGAHLTLEPWIETVVTAGSFLRRGGSAGQCAARIPAIVAGGHRMSFAQAERQSRYTLHDVTTTATRVADGWLLDGEKIHVVNADSAGEFIVTARISGNRRDRDGIAVFMVGADTPGVGISPYATVDGRRAGIVRFGGVAVSDADRLGEAGEALPLVEAAVDETLAAQAAEALGSMQAALDMTVEYVKARTQFGRPIGSFQVVQHRASEMLAAAEQARSMVLLSAMMARCEARDDRRRAISAAKVELCRAARFIGEQAVQLHGGIGLTMEYAVGHHLKHLKALEVAYGDGDHHLQALVELGGPFAGE, encoded by the coding sequence ATGAGGCTGGAGCCGAGCGAGGAGCAGGTCCTCCTCAAGGACATGCTGGGGCGGCTGCTCCAGGACCGCTACGGCTTCGAGCAGCGCCGGCAATACGGCCGCGAGCCGGCGGGGTTCTCCGACGGCATCTGGGCGGCCTATGCCGAGCTCGGCCTGCTGGGCATCGGCTTTTCCGAGGAAGAGGGCGGAATCGGCGGCGGGGCGGCCGAGGTCATGATCGTCGCCGAGCGCCTGGGCGCCCATCTTACCCTCGAGCCCTGGATCGAGACGGTGGTGACCGCGGGAAGCTTCCTGCGCCGCGGCGGATCGGCCGGGCAGTGCGCGGCGCGTATCCCCGCGATCGTCGCGGGCGGGCACAGGATGTCCTTCGCGCAGGCCGAGCGCCAGTCGCGCTACACGCTCCACGATGTCACCACCACCGCAACGCGGGTCGCCGATGGCTGGCTGCTGGATGGCGAGAAAATCCATGTGGTCAACGCCGATTCGGCCGGTGAATTCATCGTGACGGCCCGCATCTCAGGAAACCGCCGCGACCGGGACGGCATCGCCGTTTTCATGGTGGGCGCCGATACGCCCGGCGTGGGCATTTCCCCTTACGCGACCGTCGACGGCCGCCGCGCGGGAATTGTCCGGTTCGGCGGAGTTGCGGTTTCCGACGCGGATCGTCTGGGAGAAGCGGGCGAGGCCTTGCCCCTGGTGGAGGCCGCGGTCGATGAGACGCTGGCCGCGCAGGCCGCCGAGGCCCTCGGCTCGATGCAGGCGGCGCTCGACATGACGGTTGAGTACGTCAAGGCGCGCACGCAGTTCGGCCGCCCGATCGGCTCGTTTCAGGTCGTGCAGCATCGTGCGTCGGAGATGCTCGCCGCAGCCGAACAGGCCCGGTCGATGGTGCTTCTGTCCGCGATGATGGCGCGTTGCGAGGCGCGGGACGACCGTCGCCGCGCGATCAGCGCCGCCAAGGTCGAGCTCTGCCGCGCGGCCCGGTTCATCGGCGAGCAGGCCGTGCAGCTGCATGGCGGGATCGGCCTCACCATGGAATATGCGGTGGGCCACCATCTGAAGCACCTGAAGGCGCTCGAGGTCGCCTACGGCGACGGCGATCACCATCTGCAGGCCCTCGTCGAATTGGGCGGGCCCTTCGCCGGAGAATAG
- a CDS encoding acyl-CoA dehydrogenase family protein produces the protein MELGFTAEDIAFREEVRAFIAGNLPAQTRDHMKQGKHPTAQMIRDWQRRLNARGWAVPHWPREWGGQGWDAVRRNILREETEKAPAPSVLAFNTDMCGPILLAFGTEAQKKRFLPRMANLDDWWCQGFSEPGAGSDLASLRCAAAREQDHYVVNGQKVWTTKAQHADWMFMLVRTDPAAPKPQHGISFLLVDMRSAGITVRPTITIDGFHEVNEVFFDDVRVPVENRVGAENRGWDCAKLLLSNERTGHAKVGPSKERLRTLREYAATVEKNGGTLLDDPAFVTRLVDLEVQLKALEMTTMRVLAEDRVDIALRKPNPGSSVLKIRGSEIHQAISALFVEAAGLCGLAVPAGDGGDAGFPDWMEQAHPNYCNMRKLSIYGGSNEIQKTIMAKAFLGLSS, from the coding sequence ATGGAACTGGGCTTCACCGCCGAGGACATCGCCTTCCGCGAGGAAGTCCGCGCTTTCATCGCCGGCAATCTGCCCGCGCAAACCCGCGATCACATGAAGCAGGGGAAACATCCGACGGCGCAGATGATCCGGGACTGGCAGCGGCGGCTGAACGCCAGGGGATGGGCCGTCCCGCATTGGCCGAGGGAATGGGGCGGACAGGGCTGGGACGCCGTCAGGCGCAACATCCTGCGCGAGGAAACGGAGAAGGCCCCGGCTCCCAGCGTGCTGGCGTTCAACACCGACATGTGCGGCCCGATCCTGCTGGCCTTCGGCACCGAGGCGCAGAAGAAGCGCTTCCTGCCGCGCATGGCCAATCTGGACGATTGGTGGTGCCAGGGCTTCTCGGAGCCGGGGGCAGGCTCGGACCTCGCCAGCCTGCGCTGCGCGGCGGCGCGCGAACAGGACCACTACGTCGTCAACGGCCAGAAGGTCTGGACGACGAAGGCGCAGCATGCCGACTGGATGTTCATGCTGGTGCGCACCGACCCCGCCGCGCCCAAGCCCCAGCACGGCATCTCGTTTCTGCTGGTGGACATGCGCTCTGCCGGCATAACCGTGCGCCCGACCATCACCATCGACGGGTTCCACGAGGTGAACGAGGTCTTCTTCGACGATGTGCGCGTGCCGGTGGAGAATCGTGTCGGCGCGGAAAACAGGGGGTGGGACTGCGCCAAGCTGCTGTTGTCGAACGAGCGCACCGGCCATGCCAAGGTCGGCCCCTCGAAGGAGCGGCTGCGGACGCTGCGCGAATACGCCGCGACGGTCGAGAAGAACGGCGGGACATTGCTCGACGACCCCGCCTTCGTGACCCGTCTCGTCGATCTGGAGGTGCAGCTTAAGGCGCTGGAGATGACGACGATGCGGGTCCTGGCCGAGGATCGGGTCGATATCGCCCTGCGCAAGCCCAACCCCGGATCGTCGGTCCTGAAGATCCGCGGCTCGGAAATCCATCAGGCGATCAGCGCGCTCTTCGTCGAGGCCGCGGGGCTCTGCGGGCTGGCCGTGCCGGCCGGCGACGGCGGCGATGCCGGCTTCCCGGACTGGATGGAGCAGGCCCATCCCAACTACTGCAACATGCGCAAGCTCAGCATCTATGGCGGGTCCAACGAGATCCAGAAGACGATCATGGCCAAGGCGTTCCTGGGGCTTTCGTCATGA